One region of Vespa crabro chromosome 15, iyVesCrab1.2, whole genome shotgun sequence genomic DNA includes:
- the LOC124429642 gene encoding pancreatic triacylglycerol lipase-like isoform X1: MLLYIILAITLNNVLIMNCACLNNNRTNSLNKNLSDFTYTWTDKVRADLVNLMSNNKEVDCFGLGKTVAIVLAWFFSIDKANELRSLDVQFLLSSRNQPNRVQVYIGQQFGLEWTDFKIERRTIIIVHGFLSHSNEKWITEMEEAFLKWNDVNVIIVDWSAEGNTWNYYKAAINTKIVGHQIAKFLEHIVNATEVTSNWGTIHLIGHSLGAHICGFAAKEFKKKESNWIIHRITGLDPAQPCFRNTDSSIHLDKTDAPFVDIIHTNGKLLSNLGLGLPEPIGHVDFYPNGGQYQPGCSESNTTIFGYLPIPQTFIQQAICSHGRSYIYLTESLLLTSMNNCSFWSHHWDLTYRNIKQIMSESCNKDNCIEMGIKAENYPHRGTFFLITSNNTPYCVNETELPKEIKTQLKIDYINELQD, translated from the exons atgttattatatataatattggcaattacattaaataatgttttaatcATGAATTGCGCCTGTTTGAACAATAATAGAACAAattcgttaaataaaaatttatcagaTTTTACTTATACATGGACAGACAAAGTCCGTGCTGATTTAGTAAATTTGATgtctaataataaagaagtagATTGTTTTGGTTTAGGAAAAACAGTTGCTATTGTTTTAGCATGGTTTTTTTCCATTGACAAAGCTAATGAATTAAGGTCATTAGatgttcaatttcttttatcatcaaGAAATCAGCCGAACAGAGTACAAGTGTATATTGGTCAACAGTTTGGTTTGGAATGGACAGATTTTAAAATTGAACGTAGAACTATTATAATAGTACATGGATTTTTATCTCACAGCAATGAGAAATGGATTACTGAAATGGAGGAAGCATTTCTTAAATGg aatGATGTTAATGTAATAATCGTGGATTGGAGCGCAGAAGGTAATACGTGGAATTATTATAAAGCTGCCATCAATACTAAAATAGTTGGACATCAAATTGCAAA ATTTTTAGAACATATAGTAAATGCAACAGAAGTTACATCTAATTGGGGTACTATACATTTAATTGGCCATAGTCTTGGAGCACATATTTGTGGCTTTGCTGCAAaagaatttaagaaaaaagaaagtaattggATAATACATAGAATCACTGGTCTAGATCCAGCACAGCCATGTTTCAGAAATACAGATTCATCTATTCATTTGGATAAAACAGATGCACCATTTGTTGATATAATTCATACTAATGGAAAATTACTCTCCAATCTTGGCTTAGGTTTACCAGAGCCTATTG GTCACGTAGATTTCTATCCTAATGGAGGCCAATATCAACCAGGTTGTTCTGAATCCAACACAACGATCTTTGGCTATTTACCTATTCCTCAAACAT ttATTCAACAAGCAATATGCAGTCATGGTCgttcttatatttatcttactGAATCTCTTTTATTAACTTCTATGAATAATTGTAGTTTCTGGTCACATCATTGGGACTTgacatatagaaatataaaacaaataatgtcTGAATCATGTAACAAAGATAATTGCATTGAAATGGGAATTAAAGCAGAGAATTATCCTCATCGTGgaactttttttctaattacttCAAATAATACACCATATTGTG TTAATGAAACAGAATtaccaaaagaaataaaaacacagttgaaaatcgattatattaatgagCTTCaggattaa
- the LOC124429642 gene encoding pancreatic triacylglycerol lipase-like isoform X2 produces the protein MEEAFLKWNDVNVIIVDWSAEGNTWNYYKAAINTKIVGHQIAKFLEHIVNATEVTSNWGTIHLIGHSLGAHICGFAAKEFKKKESNWIIHRITGLDPAQPCFRNTDSSIHLDKTDAPFVDIIHTNGKLLSNLGLGLPEPIGHVDFYPNGGQYQPGCSESNTTIFGYLPIPQTFIQQAICSHGRSYIYLTESLLLTSMNNCSFWSHHWDLTYRNIKQIMSESCNKDNCIEMGIKAENYPHRGTFFLITSNNTPYCVNETELPKEIKTQLKIDYINELQD, from the exons ATGGAGGAAGCATTTCTTAAATGg aatGATGTTAATGTAATAATCGTGGATTGGAGCGCAGAAGGTAATACGTGGAATTATTATAAAGCTGCCATCAATACTAAAATAGTTGGACATCAAATTGCAAA ATTTTTAGAACATATAGTAAATGCAACAGAAGTTACATCTAATTGGGGTACTATACATTTAATTGGCCATAGTCTTGGAGCACATATTTGTGGCTTTGCTGCAAaagaatttaagaaaaaagaaagtaattggATAATACATAGAATCACTGGTCTAGATCCAGCACAGCCATGTTTCAGAAATACAGATTCATCTATTCATTTGGATAAAACAGATGCACCATTTGTTGATATAATTCATACTAATGGAAAATTACTCTCCAATCTTGGCTTAGGTTTACCAGAGCCTATTG GTCACGTAGATTTCTATCCTAATGGAGGCCAATATCAACCAGGTTGTTCTGAATCCAACACAACGATCTTTGGCTATTTACCTATTCCTCAAACAT ttATTCAACAAGCAATATGCAGTCATGGTCgttcttatatttatcttactGAATCTCTTTTATTAACTTCTATGAATAATTGTAGTTTCTGGTCACATCATTGGGACTTgacatatagaaatataaaacaaataatgtcTGAATCATGTAACAAAGATAATTGCATTGAAATGGGAATTAAAGCAGAGAATTATCCTCATCGTGgaactttttttctaattacttCAAATAATACACCATATTGTG TTAATGAAACAGAATtaccaaaagaaataaaaacacagttgaaaatcgattatattaatgagCTTCaggattaa
- the LOC124429641 gene encoding uncharacterized protein LOC124429641, whose protein sequence is MNEVRHVWTSLRSSSKSSTLNSLNMNNENNRVSTTTWYDIPAPIIIHCRDFRENEVVMINEKMEDQKCQEDNERPTSVSSIVSNDKIHVEEALYENNMDMVIHENSKDIKDESRLLKIISNDLKTTVETSLEDKNKVHSSSVELMATTFVKTDEHGMPTISFSFLQGDELLERNTQEIDEISLEDKNDNIEESTLDRLYDFPKKSSNIDNDNEMLTKEKECKIEENSDNAIAELYDKPKRLPSKTIIDVAKKSDNDVTDKEIIIIERKFTRTANRSHGSSVRSLKLRKHQKTSESDTGITSTSGCYSDPECSNDTASNVSHSRIRSEKRKLGKAWGKMRNWLRDEKSKLSEVIQRHARMQNVGAMITDLNDDHDLSFKDTKLSKGKRYASYDLTKARTQELGSITRVEEFGLSTITKETNDEHDNNSSYVNRRSNSGSPNSDNRIFIDDINPEDKMFANRRTAFCKTASSDDILGNGKRNSLLPVSFSMDKLCSDTENDETCVASAELETTRDRAGKGGMIKRRMLGSIRGLMASTHLLQTTNDIHEEGGQSGFEDIRRYVKQGGDFCKELASILHERAELEATYAKGLSKLSSKLTKACSKDQSGNSNGGVNEAWRCVGEEMEAAAEAHRVWGIALGEQLAKPLRVGVAEAQGRSRKSIENSVDKALKSLQEWRNIASKTKKQSFACARENERLQDLARLQSISQSQQNNNKSSNHHMTEKEANKLEARRRKAEDSSRRADTEFYTVSVRAERARLEYESTVKKGSKQMELLEEERLSALKDLANVYLAHLQALAPRLQQSADRLSTPIRNCNVSQDVEILKNLIRRTESNDTVNAEQLLPDFYAEHITLAMNRERRKQSLVRILHLIRQDLERERRGREGLETLHRAFIKTPAFAADESTQNVTDKLHHMRSMLLYLEAARYKVGGTLAEVEGSKRNKHPLAEHILVSRDKQGLQQSVLKIPSWARNESFEIQDIDDEIDVHLVKGHETENRDWADRTAGDGNSENPPDEEDFSDFDEFSSHSEDNNNQDVDVTVVTPKSDSTEQCRAIYHYAANLNDELSLNPGDLITVHQKQADGWWIGECKGRTGIFPATYVQVIH, encoded by the exons atgaaCGAGGTGCGTCATGTCTGGACGAGCTTACGATCATCATCGAAAAGCTCGACTTTGAATtctttaaatatgaataacgaaaataatcgaGTTTCAACTACAACTTGGTATGACATACCAGcaccaataataatacattgtcGTGATTTCCGTGAGAACGAAGTTGTTATGATTAATGAGAAAATGGAAGATCAAAAGTGTCAAGAAGATAATGAGAGACCTACGTCAGTTTCCTCGATCGTTTCGAATGACAAAATTCACGTCGAAGAAGCATTGTACGAAAACAATATGGATATGGTTATACACGAGAACtcgaaagatattaaagatgaATCGAGATTGTTAAAGATTATCTCTAATGATTTGAAAACTACCGTAGAAACATCGTTGGAGGATAAAAATAAGGTACACAGTAGTAGCGTTGAATTAATGGCAACAACTTTTGTGAAAACCGACGAGCACGGAATGCCAACGATAAGTTTCAGCTTTCTTCAAGGTGATGAATTACTTGAAAGGAATACTCAAGAGATAGATGAAATTTCGTtggaagataaaaatgataatatcgaggAATCGACTCTGGATCGATTGTACGATTTTCCTAAAAAATcttctaatatcgataatgataacgaaatgttgacaaaagagaaagaatgtaagatcgaagaaaattctgATAATGCAATTGCCGAATTATATGATAAACCGAAAAGATTGCCCAGTAAAACAATAATTGACGTTGCGAAAAAATCGGATAACGATGTAACCGATAaggagattattattatcgaaagaaaatttactcGTACAGCGAACAGATCACATGGATCATCCGTTAGATCCTTGAAATTGAGAAAACATCAAAAGACTTCTGAAAGTGATACAGGAATTACTTCGACGTCTGGTTGTTATTCGGATCCTGAATGCTCGAATGATACTGCGTCTAATGTATCACATAGTCGTATTAGATCAGAGAAACGTAAGTTGGGTAAGGCTTGGGGTAAAATGAGGAATTGGTTAAGAGACGAGAAGAGTAAGCTCAGTGAAGTTATTCAGCGACACGCTCGAATGCAAAACGTCGGTGCGATGATCACTGACCTTAACGATGATCATGATTTATCTTTCAAGGACACTAAGTTGAGCAAGGGCAAGAGATATGCTTCTTATGATTTAACAAAAGCACGAACCCAAGAATTAGGTTCTATAACGAGAGTCGAAGAGTTTGGTTTATCTACAATAACGAAGGAGACCAATGACGAACATGATAATAATTCATCGTACGTAAACAGACGTTCGAATTCAGGCTCACCAAACTCTGATAATAGAATTTTCATCGATGATATCAATCCGGAAGATAAGATGTTCGCAAATAGAAGGACCGCATTTTGTAAGACCGCTAGCTCGGATGATATCCTTGGTAATGGAAAGAGGAATTCGCTTCTACCTGTCTCGTTCAGCATGGACAAACTTTGTTCCGATACGGAGAATGATGAGACTTGTGTTGCTAGTGCCGAGCTCGAAACGACAAGGGATCGAGCTGGGAAAGGCGGCATGATTAAGAGGAGAATGTTGGGGTCAATCAGAGGGTTAATGGCCTCCACTCATCTCTTACAGACGACCAACGATATTCACGAAGAG GGCGGCCAAAGTGGATTCGAAGATATTCGAAGATATGTTAAACAAGGTGGAGATTTTTGCAAAGAGTTGGCTTCGATTCTTCATGAAAG GGCTGAACTGGAAGCTACGTATGCTAAAGGGCTAAGTAAATTGAGCAGTAAATTAACTAAGGCTTGTTCCAAAGATCAAA GTGGAAACAGCAATGGAGGTGTGAACGAGGCATGGAGGTGTGTCGGAGAAGAAATGGAAGCTGCTGCTGAAGCCCACAGAGTATGGGGCATTGCGTTAGGTGAACAATTAGCAAAACCGTTGAGA GTTGGCGTAGCAGAGGCTCAAGGTCGCTCGAgaaaatcaattgaaaattcTGTGGACAAAGCTTTAAAGTCTCTACAGGAATGGCGTAACATTGCTTCAAAGACCAAGAAGCAAAGTTTTGCTTGTgcaagagagaacgaaaggcTGCAGGATTTGGCAAGATTGCAATCTATCAGTCAAAgccaacaaaataataataaatcatctaATCATCATATGACAGAAAAAGAAGCGAATAAATTAGAAGCTAGGAGACGAAAAGCTGAAGATTCTTCTCGTAGAGCTGATACAGAATTTTACACTGTCAGCGTAAGAGCTGAAAGAGCTAGATTGGAATATGAAAGTACGGTAAAAAAAGGATCTAAACAAATGGAACTTCTTGAAGAAGAACGTTTGAGTGCCTTGAAAGATCTTGCCAATGTTTATTTGGCACATTTGCAAGCACTTGCTCCTCGTCTACAGCAG AGTGCTGATCGTTTATCTACACCCATACGAAATTGTAATGTATCTCAGGATGTGGAAATTTTGAAGAATCTTATACGTAGAACAGAAAGTAATGATACAGTAAATGCAGAACAATTACTTCCAGATTTTTATGCGGAACATATAACGTTAGCAATGAACAGAGAACGACGAAAACAATCATTAGTtagaatattgcatttaatTAGACAAGatctagaaagagaaaggcgaggaagagaaggattaGAAACTTTACATAGAGCTTTTATCAAGACACCTGCATTCGCAGCTGATGAAAGTACACAAAATGTTACAGACAAATTACATCat atgCGTTCTATGCTACTATATTTGGAAGCTGCAAGATATAAGGTTGGTGGGACATTAGCAGAAGTTGAAGGTAGCAAAAGGAACAAGCATCCTTTAGCAGAACACATATTAGTTTCTAGAGATAAACAAGGACTTCAGCAAAGTGTTCTCAag atTCCTTCTTGGGCAAGGAATGAATCTTTTGAGATACAAGATATTGATGACGAAATAGACGTACATTTAGTAAAAGGACATGAAACTGAGAACCGAGACTGGGCAGATAGAACGGCTGGTGATGGTAATTCAGAAAATCCACCGGATGAAGAAGATTTTAGTGATTTCGATGAATTCAGTAGTCATTCagaagacaataataatcaagacGTTGATGTTACGGTTGTAACACCTAAGTCAGATAGTACGGAACAGTGCAGGGCAATATATCATTATGCTGCAAATCTTAATGACGAATTAAGTCTGAATCCTGGTGACTTAATAACTGTTCATCAAAAACAAGCAGATGGCTGGTGGATAGGTGAATGCAAAGGACGAACTGGTATATTTCCTGCTACATATGTCCAAGTAATACATTAA
- the LOC124429666 gene encoding prostaglandin E synthase 3 isoform X2 gives MTQEGQLPPPPVMWAQRSDILFITICLEDCKDPVLKIEPEMLHFKGMGGTEKKMHEVTINLYKEINPDKIMKNLGGRTIELVLFKKEEGPYWPRLTKEKTKAHWLKSDFNKWKDEDDSDEEGDFEGGSHELEEMMRHMGGLGGSGDSKPNFDDLADEVDEMDSDDEDIPDLE, from the exons ATGACTCAGGAAGGCCA ATTACCTCCTCCACCTGTTATGTGGGCACAAAGGAGTGATATACTCTTCATTACTATATGCTTAGAGGATTGCAAAGATCCTGTTTTAAAAATTGAGCCAGAAATGTTACATTTCAAGGGTATGGGTgggacagaaaaaaaaatgcatgaggttacaattaatttatataaagagaTCAATCCTGACAAGATAATGAAGAATTTAGGAGGTAGAACTATAGAATTAGTGCTCtttaaaaaagaggaagggcCATATTGGCCAAGATTAACcaaggaaaaaacaaaggcTCATTGGTTGAAAAGTGATTTCAACAAATGGAAGGATGAAGACGATAGTGATGAGGAGGGTGACTTTGAAGGTGGCAGCCATGAATTAGAAGAA ATGATGCGACACATGGGTGGCTTGGGTGGTTCAGGAGATAGTAAGCCTAACTTCGATGATTTGGCAGATGAGGTGGATGAAATGGACAGTGATGATGAAGATATACCTGATTTGGAATGA
- the LOC124429666 gene encoding prostaglandin E synthase 3 isoform X1, whose translation MVLLILEDSGKQTLPPPPVMWAQRSDILFITICLEDCKDPVLKIEPEMLHFKGMGGTEKKMHEVTINLYKEINPDKIMKNLGGRTIELVLFKKEEGPYWPRLTKEKTKAHWLKSDFNKWKDEDDSDEEGDFEGGSHELEEMMRHMGGLGGSGDSKPNFDDLADEVDEMDSDDEDIPDLE comes from the exons ATGGTTTTATTGATTCTCGAAGATTCTGGAAAACAGAC ATTACCTCCTCCACCTGTTATGTGGGCACAAAGGAGTGATATACTCTTCATTACTATATGCTTAGAGGATTGCAAAGATCCTGTTTTAAAAATTGAGCCAGAAATGTTACATTTCAAGGGTATGGGTgggacagaaaaaaaaatgcatgaggttacaattaatttatataaagagaTCAATCCTGACAAGATAATGAAGAATTTAGGAGGTAGAACTATAGAATTAGTGCTCtttaaaaaagaggaagggcCATATTGGCCAAGATTAACcaaggaaaaaacaaaggcTCATTGGTTGAAAAGTGATTTCAACAAATGGAAGGATGAAGACGATAGTGATGAGGAGGGTGACTTTGAAGGTGGCAGCCATGAATTAGAAGAA ATGATGCGACACATGGGTGGCTTGGGTGGTTCAGGAGATAGTAAGCCTAACTTCGATGATTTGGCAGATGAGGTGGATGAAATGGACAGTGATGATGAAGATATACCTGATTTGGAATGA
- the LOC124429666 gene encoding prostaglandin E synthase 3 isoform X3, with protein sequence MPNILPPPPVMWAQRSDILFITICLEDCKDPVLKIEPEMLHFKGMGGTEKKMHEVTINLYKEINPDKIMKNLGGRTIELVLFKKEEGPYWPRLTKEKTKAHWLKSDFNKWKDEDDSDEEGDFEGGSHELEEMMRHMGGLGGSGDSKPNFDDLADEVDEMDSDDEDIPDLE encoded by the exons ATGCCTAACAT ATTACCTCCTCCACCTGTTATGTGGGCACAAAGGAGTGATATACTCTTCATTACTATATGCTTAGAGGATTGCAAAGATCCTGTTTTAAAAATTGAGCCAGAAATGTTACATTTCAAGGGTATGGGTgggacagaaaaaaaaatgcatgaggttacaattaatttatataaagagaTCAATCCTGACAAGATAATGAAGAATTTAGGAGGTAGAACTATAGAATTAGTGCTCtttaaaaaagaggaagggcCATATTGGCCAAGATTAACcaaggaaaaaacaaaggcTCATTGGTTGAAAAGTGATTTCAACAAATGGAAGGATGAAGACGATAGTGATGAGGAGGGTGACTTTGAAGGTGGCAGCCATGAATTAGAAGAA ATGATGCGACACATGGGTGGCTTGGGTGGTTCAGGAGATAGTAAGCCTAACTTCGATGATTTGGCAGATGAGGTGGATGAAATGGACAGTGATGATGAAGATATACCTGATTTGGAATGA
- the LOC124429667 gene encoding INO80 complex subunit C isoform X2 translates to MVNEEAVENNKKTQPVFKNPSFHQQFRPISNTGKKRTWRSLKQVLAQERSLPWPTEVVHYSAINAPPSFKPAKKYSDISGLPARYTDPQTKLYYATAEEFATVRSLPMDITAGYLALRGASSIVG, encoded by the exons atGGTGAATGAAGAAGcagtagaaaataataaaaaaactcaACCTGTATTCAAAAATCCATCCTTCCACCAACAATTTCGGCCAATAAGCAATACTGGGAAGAAAAGAACTTGGAGATCTCTTAAACAGGTTTTGGCTCAGGAACGTAGTTTACCATGGCCTACTGAAGTAGTACATT ATAGTGCTATCAATGCACCGCCAAGTTTTAAACCTGCAAAGAAGTATTCTGATATATCTGGTCTGCCT GCACGGTATACAGATCCACAAACTAAGTTATATTATGCAACTGCTGAAGAATTTGCCACAGTTCGCAGTCTGCCAATGGATATTACTGCCGGATATTTAGCATTACGTGGTGCTTCTAGTATCGTTGGTtaa
- the LOC124429667 gene encoding uncharacterized protein LOC124429667 isoform X1 — protein MIEYVEYENELNKKLLELYTKDEDFIKKYIHISLYIATEKIDCSNFENTDKKYQQIILLCKQAILCLVEPSEKAYVLCTNNLSAIIQKHLSQGCRYHFEPSSDSTEYYNALLVVSHWAKLLVKHQNITMINMICAILGCEINKILILSYPEDVLSKRW, from the exons atgataGAGTATGTGGAGtatgaaaatgaattaaataagaaattattagaaCTTTATACGAAAGATGaagattttatcaaaaaatatatacatatatcattatatatagcAACTGAG AAGATTGATTGttcaaattttgaaaataccgataaaaaatatcaacaaataATTTTGCTATGTAAGCAAGCAATATTGTGTTTGGTTGAACCAAGTGAAAAAGCTTATGTACTTTGTACAAATAATTTGTCTGCTATTATACAAAAACATTTATCACAAGGATGTAGATACCATTTTGAACCTTCAag TGATTCTACAGAGTACTATAATGCTTTATTGGTTGTAAGTCATTGGGCAAAACTTTTGGTAAAGCATCAAAATATAACTATGATTAATATGATTTGTGCTATACTTGGTtgtgaaataaacaaaatattaattttatcctaTCCAGAAGATGTTTTATCGAAaag atGGTGA
- the LOC124429667 gene encoding uncharacterized protein LOC124429667 isoform X3, with protein sequence MQKIDCSNFENTDKKYQQIILLCKQAILCLVEPSEKAYVLCTNNLSAIIQKHLSQGCRYHFEPSSDSTEYYNALLVVSHWAKLLVKHQNITMINMICAILGCEINKILILSYPEDVLSKRW encoded by the exons atgcaGAAGATTGATTGttcaaattttgaaaataccgataaaaaatatcaacaaataATTTTGCTATGTAAGCAAGCAATATTGTGTTTGGTTGAACCAAGTGAAAAAGCTTATGTACTTTGTACAAATAATTTGTCTGCTATTATACAAAAACATTTATCACAAGGATGTAGATACCATTTTGAACCTTCAag TGATTCTACAGAGTACTATAATGCTTTATTGGTTGTAAGTCATTGGGCAAAACTTTTGGTAAAGCATCAAAATATAACTATGATTAATATGATTTGTGCTATACTTGGTtgtgaaataaacaaaatattaattttatcctaTCCAGAAGATGTTTTATCGAAaag atGGTGA
- the LOC124429576 gene encoding uncharacterized protein LOC124429576, translating to MINATNHYHFGISMLYMSAFNLDKLIHSLMQSLGYGKSEKRHFLTYMDKTYKIQNEKLDICEKMKDVYQSNLDFSNPYDIEHFMEKHTNIFDKSVYSRNIPVLAPHLKNINTKIIQKINKIKIQNNEVSRNLR from the exons ATGATCAATGCAACAAACCATTATCATTTCGGAATAAGTATGCTTTATATGTCGGCTTTTAACTTGGataaattaatacattcgCTTATGCAAAGCTTGGGTTATGGGAAGTCAGAAAAAAGACACTTCTTAACCTACATGGATAAGACATATAAGATACAAAATGAGAAACTAGATATTtgtgagaaaatgaaagatgtATATCAAAGTAATCTTGATTTTTCAAATCCTTATGACATAGAACATTTTATGGAAAAGCACACAAATATTTTCGACAAATCTGTTTATTCAAGAAACATTCCAGTTCTTGCACctcatttgaaaaatattaatacaaaaattattcaaaaaattaataaaataaaaatacaaaataatg AAGTATCAAGGAACCTTAGATAG